The genomic region GAACCACTATACATCAAACGTGGTGGCAACCCTGCGGGCCCACCGTGACCAAGCAAACCCGATGGCACACCTAGCGCACCGCCAACCGAAATACTATGTGTCAATCTCAATGGCTGTTCATTTTCAGCAACACTAGCAACAGTCACTTTCATATCATTATTAACCTTCAACGAGTTAATAACATTTTTCAAAGCTCGAGTGGGTGAACCACGGTTCGAGACCATAATTTCCCCGATCTCGGCCGGACTCAAACTAGCACCGGATTGAAAAATCTCCTCAACTTGTGGGAACAACTTGTGCTCCTTTAGCCCTAAATGACTATTAGCAAGTGTTTTAAAACCTGTAAAATCACATAACTTAAATTGCACGTGCACATCAATTCTACCGGGCCTCATAACCGTTGGATCAACTTGATCTTTATTACTAACCGTAAAAACCAAAACGCGTTCTTCACCGCACGATGAAATAATCCCATCCATAAAATTCAAAATCCCGGATAAATTCACAGCCGTTGATTTCTCTACTAAATAACGATCTAAATCTTCAACTACAATCATTGATTTGCTAGTTGTTTGCAACAATAGCAATTTCAGATCAGAATCATTATTAACTTTCGAAAAATCAACGTCGTAAATATCGTATCGTAAAAACTTTGCCATTCCGGCGATAAAGCTCGATTTTCCGGTACCTGATGGACCGTGTAACAAGTAACTCCGCTTCCAAACACGACCTAAACGATGATAATACTGCTCGGATTTCAAAAACGATTCTAAATCAGATTTAATTTTGCTTTTAACATCCGCATCCACCGCTGACGTGTCAATCGTTGCTGGATGATTAAACGGAACTGATATCCACCGTCCATTTTTCGGATCATTCTCCGCGTTGATATAAAGCTTAATCTGCTTTGTTTTCAGCTCAATTTCTTCTACAACATCATGAATATGTTGAAGGTAAGTCGATAAAATTCTTCGTTTCTCTTTTCGTCTCAATTTCAATACTAAACTACTTTTTTCAAGCTTCCAGAAGATTCGTGAACCGAGATAAGTATCCGTAAACATCTGCTGCGTATCATCGATCACGAGATTGATCTCGTTAGGTTTCGTGTTACCGGAAAATAGATTAACGAAATCGGAATCTTCAGCTGAAGGTAATGAATTGAGGTACGTGAAACATTTGTCGTAAACTTGATTTTGTTGCATGTGATTGTTGAATTTGGGGATTTTGTAAATCTGATGTGCATGAAAATATTCTTCCATTATTTTccatttattttttaaaaaatgtcCTCCAGTTGTTCGCGACAATATTCGATGCATTAACCAGAAACAGATCACCACCACCGCCACCACTAATAAAACCATAAGAAACATAATTTCtggcaatatatatttttattttgaatAGTTTGTGTATATATAGTACGTATGATGATATGATGAGAATGATATGGTTTTAAGGAATGAATTTTTGTAGTGCTATAACGTATAATAAAGTAAAGTATGATTTGAAGTAGTTATAAAGGAGCTAGGTTATCAACAAGTCAAGAAATAGATACgtatattaaattatttaattaataactaattactaaatatataaataaaaatgaataatcaatttgTTAGACACGTGAATGCAAGTCAAGAAAGGAGGGTGTGAGGAAGAGAATGTGTTGGAATTAAATTAAGATTTGATCGGTCTATAAACGTGTGCTTGTGTTACGTTAATTTGTTGTGTAGTCATTTTAACAAACTAATAATAATTGTCAAAAATATACTCTATTAATTGAagaattaaagattattattattattattattattattattattattattattattattattattattattattattattatatttataatatacaaAGCAAAATAGAGGTCAAAGTATTGACTATTTGATTAGTAGAAACTATGCACTGCGTATTAAGGGTGACACTAGGTTGGTTCGGTAGCATGAATGAATGTTATTAAGCTAATgaataaataactatatttgttgaAAATGTTTAAATTAATTATAATGTAGTATGAACTATGAAGAGAAGATCAGTTAGAGTTTTGTAAGAGGGTGATGATAATAAATTTAACAAAGTTTCTGATAGCGATACAAGTTTGGTAGAAATCAAAAGATTTAATAAAATTTCACATTCTCTATATTTCTAACTATACTAAAACACAAACGCTACtcacttttctttttcttttttttaaaaaaaaaaaaatcttatttttagttaaattattaatattaattatttatttacatttatatttttatctgTAAATAAAGAATATGTTTGCAACATATAGGTATACTATTATAAGAATTCCGATAACAACAGCCCTGATGACTATCGTTCACATTTGTTAATGTATTATACACTACAGTTATATTATTTTTTTGCGATTTTTTAAATGTACAAGATATTTGaacaataattatatatgtatcctTATAAACAAGTGTCTTCACTTCATTTTTAATTCTTTCTCATATTTTAGCAATcttatttttagttaaattattaataataattgttcTTTATATTTTTACTTTTATCTATCAAATTGACTATCTGTTTGCGACATAAGAGTATATATTATTCTTAGAATTTCTCTAACGGTAGCCTTAAGGCTATCGTTAACATTCGTTGATGTATTGCACACAACGGTTATATTGATTTTCTTGCGGTTAtctaaatatacaaaatatttgAGCAATAACGACAACTCTATCCTTATAAACAATATGTAGTGGACCATTTTCTGCAGAAAAAAAAAGCGCGGGGTTCCAATCTCGTTAATATTAATACTGAGTTTATTTTATGAAATTATCTCTTCTATAGTAAATGGTTCGAACAATTGTATCGTTTGAGTTATCAAAACTACAGAAGTCACCATTACACCAAAGCATTTTATATTA from Rutidosis leptorrhynchoides isolate AG116_Rl617_1_P2 chromosome 9, CSIRO_AGI_Rlap_v1, whole genome shotgun sequence harbors:
- the LOC139866213 gene encoding AAA-ATPase At2g46620-like, with the protein product MFLMVLLVVAVVVICFWLMHRILSRTTGGHFLKNKWKIMEEYFHAHQIYKIPKFNNHMQQNQVYDKCFTYLNSLPSAEDSDFVNLFSGNTKPNEINLVIDDTQQMFTDTYLGSRIFWKLEKSSLVLKLRRKEKRRILSTYLQHIHDVVEEIELKTKQIKLYINAENDPKNGRWISVPFNHPATIDTSAVDADVKSKIKSDLESFLKSEQYYHRLGRVWKRSYLLHGPSGTGKSSFIAGMAKFLRYDIYDVDFSKVNNDSDLKLLLLQTTSKSMIVVEDLDRYLVEKSTAVNLSGILNFMDGIISSCGEERVLVFTVSNKDQVDPTVMRPGRIDVHVQFKLCDFTGFKTLANSHLGLKEHKLFPQVEEIFQSGASLSPAEIGEIMVSNRGSPTRALKNVINSLKVNNDMKVTVASVAENEQPLRLTHSISVGGALGVPSGLLGHGGPAGLPPRLMYSGSARTAEESHNTGSFRRESIPTVKEFKKFYGLLKTKHSKKDHFDGLEKENSQHEVSVF